From the Octadecabacter antarcticus 307 genome, one window contains:
- a CDS encoding TIM barrel protein — protein sequence MSAGRQICRNKRRKGDYMINRALNHMAAPRLNWSELLGLADRLCCVGVEFRNDLPGELFDGASPQKVGDAARASGLRILALAEVKAFNDWSDAKREEAAALMKIAKACGAETVSLIARNDAKGMGDTERRADLAVALRELKPLLDEHDLVGLIETLGFETCALRRKSEAVEAIETLGAKTRFRIVHDTFHHVVAGGGAIFPEHTGMVHISGIVEHDVLLSKLEDPMRVLVDTNDRIDNVGQVSALLDAGYDGPVSFEPFAQEVHVLANPQAKLLQSFQYIEATLQEAMPDR from the coding sequence ATGTCTGCTGGAAGACAAATTTGCAGAAATAAGAGAAGGAAGGGTGACTACATGATAAACCGCGCACTTAACCACATGGCAGCGCCACGATTGAACTGGTCGGAGCTTTTAGGACTGGCAGACAGACTATGCTGTGTTGGTGTGGAGTTCCGAAACGACCTTCCGGGCGAGCTGTTTGACGGCGCGTCGCCACAAAAAGTGGGGGACGCGGCTCGTGCCTCAGGATTGCGCATCCTCGCTCTTGCCGAGGTGAAAGCGTTCAATGACTGGTCAGATGCAAAGCGCGAGGAGGCGGCGGCGCTTATGAAAATCGCCAAGGCGTGCGGGGCCGAAACAGTTAGTTTGATTGCACGCAACGATGCGAAAGGAATGGGCGATACCGAGCGACGCGCTGACCTTGCAGTCGCACTACGTGAATTGAAACCACTCCTGGATGAGCATGACTTGGTCGGTTTGATTGAAACTCTTGGTTTCGAAACATGCGCGCTGCGTAGAAAGAGTGAGGCCGTAGAAGCCATAGAAACGCTTGGCGCAAAAACCCGTTTTCGGATCGTGCATGACACGTTCCATCATGTCGTTGCTGGCGGGGGGGCGATCTTCCCAGAACATACCGGTATGGTTCACATTTCCGGGATTGTTGAGCATGACGTTCTGTTGTCAAAACTCGAAGACCCGATGCGCGTCCTAGTCGATACCAACGACAGGATTGACAATGTGGGCCAAGTGTCGGCGCTTCTTGATGCCGGATACGATGGTCCAGTGAGTTTCGAACCGTTTGCCCAGGAAGTACATGTTCTCGCCAATCCTCAGGCCAAACTATTGCAGTCGTTTCAATACATTGAGGCCACGCTCCAAGAAGCCATGCCAGACCGATAG